One genomic window of Cercospora beticola chromosome 5, complete sequence includes the following:
- a CDS encoding uncharacterized protein (BUSCO:EOG09263B7X): MLTQKLAASPVFHSLLGANSFFLANAAWQSRPSYLAHQTRSFSLAQRLRDQQNAQQSKTSADETTSNDGAGVGRAVRQQKSAQLSEKKSSVSEATGADSTAKDSPMQSLPPGWEENADYNISNFSDLPHRFFGYNQHIKINEDFKESLRQVLWQFRAPIRYAFAYGSGVFGQKASGSSTGSESLSPHPNPPKAVEDWQKGGAKIIDFIFGVSHTQHWHSLNLQQNPHHYSGLKHMPYSSALVSWMQDGWGAGLYYNPYITVNGIMIKYGVIHLDTLARDLTDWNTLYLAGRLQKPVKILRDDPRIRLSNQVNLISALRTALLMLPETFTEKQLYERITSLSYLGDPRMHSMIASEAPNKVSNIVGAQLPGFRQLYVPLIDNLPNVNFTDSRTPREYGWEKEDAIRHTGTITELKDVLGGEDGLTLAQDMDPQKRGNMVRRLPAEFRKKLYYQYMKKFQIPGSAFGDILKSQQDEDPSGVKRREGGDFEKRIAEQPDLPEVMSTCVRKTVAWPAAMQSVKGVFTSGLTRSIKYVGEKRSKGKAKKAAAPKPEAKEADNEKEDQSPAAKKREELLKEEAEDGEKTGKKSEQDAR, from the coding sequence CTCGACCTTCGTACCTGGCACACCAAACGCGATCATTCTCACTTGCGCAACGCCTGCGGGACCAGCAGAATGCACAGCAATCCAAGACTTCAGCAGATGAGACGACTTCAAATGACGGCGCTGGCGTGGGGAGGGCTGTGCGCCAGCAGAAGTCCGCTCAGCTGAGTGAGAAAAAGAGCAGCGTGAGCGAGGCGACCGGAGCAGACAGTACTGCAAAGGACAGTCCCATGCAAAGCCTGCCTCCGGGCTGGGAAGAGAATGCCGATTACAACATCAGCAATTTCTCAGACTTGCCGCATCGATTCTTCGGCTACAATCAACACATCAAGATCAATGAGGACTTCAAGGAATCGTTACGGCAAGTGCTATGGCAATTCCGGGCTCCTATACGATACGCATTTGCGTACGGCTCTGGTGTTTTTGGACAGAAAGCCTCAGGCTCGAGCACAGGCAGCGAATCCCTCAGTCCACATCCCAACCCACCTAAGGCTGTCGAGGACTGGCAGAAAGGGGGTGCGAAGATTATCGATTTTATTTTTGGTGTGAGCCACACTCAGCACTGGCACAGCCTGAACTTGCAGCAAAACCCACATCACTACTCTGGCCTAAAGCATATGCCGTATAGCTCAGCGCTGGTGTCTTGGATGCAAGATGGATGGGGAGCTGGGCTCTACTACAATCCATACATTACCGTCAACGGCATCATGATCAAGTATGGCGTGATTCATCTTGATACGCTGGCCAGGGACCTTACGGATTGGAATACACTCTATCTTGCAGGGCGACTACAGAAGCCCGTGAAGATTCTTCGCGACGACCCCAGAATTCGGTTGTCAAATCAGGTCAACCTCATCTCAGCATTACGAACAGCATTGCTCATGCTTCCGGAGACCTTCACTGAAAAGCAGCTGTACGAACGCATCACGAGTTTGTCCTACCTTGGGGACCCGCGTATGCATTCAATGATCGCTTCGGAAGCGCCGAACAAGGTCTCGAACATCGTAGGAGCTCAGCTTCCTGGATTTCGACAGCTGTATGTTCCATTGATTGATAACCTCCCCAATGTCAACTTCACAGATTCTCGAACACCAAGGGAGTACGGCTGGGAGAAAGAAGACGCCATCCGCCACACCGGTACCATCACCGAGTTGAAGGATGTTCTTGGTGGCGAAGATGGTTTGACATTGGCACAAGATATGGATCCACAAAAACGTGGCAACATGGTCCGCCGCCTGCCTGCAGAGTTCCGCAAAAAGCTCTACTACCAATACATGAAAAAATTCCAGATTCCTGGGAGTGCTTTCGGGGACATCCTGAAATCGCAACAGGATGAAGATCCTTCTGGAGTGAAGCGGCGCGAAGGTGGTGACttcgagaagagaatagCAGAGCAGCCAGATCTCCCTGAAGTCATGTCAACTTGTGTTCGCAAAACTGTAGCCTGGCCAGCGGCCATGCAGTCAGTGAAAGGCGTATTCACTTCTGGCTTGACGAGAAGCATTAAATACGTTGGCGAGAAGCGATCAAAAGGAAAGGCAaagaaggctgctgctccaaagccagaggcgaaggaggcggACAATGAGAAAGAGGATCAAAGCCCAGCTGCGAAAAAGAGAGAGGAGCTTCTGAAGGAAGAAGCGGAAGATGGTGAGAAGACAGGAAAGAAAAGTGAACAGGACGCCAGGTGA
- a CDS encoding uncharacterized protein (CAZy:CE4), translating into MATQTIIIIVVLLVVVPLYTIYKPRRAVIQYFQNRFPEVLFQVETDKKIIALTIDDAPSPYTSEILDILKTNDASATFFIIGGQVAGNEQLLAEMVAAGNELGNHAMHDEPSIQLPSHVLEDEIHQVDGYINAAYQTAGKDRPELQLFRPGSGFFSRRILDVATMAGYKTILGSIYPHDPFISFWRLNAWHILSMMRPGAVIICHDRRSWTVPMLRKVLPAMKRKGYQIVSVSQFLSLTKDG; encoded by the coding sequence ATGGCCACCCAAACCATCATCATTATCGTCGTCCTCTTGGTCGTGGTCCCGCTGTATACCATCTACAAGCCGCGTAGAGCTGTGATTCAATACTTTCAGAATCGTTTCCCAGAAGTCCTATTCCAGGTCGAGACAGATAAGAAGATTATAGCTCTCACCATAGATGATGCCCCAAGCCCATATACCAGCGAGATACTCGACATCCTCAAAACAAATGACGCATCGGCCACCTTCTTTATCATTGGAGGTCAAGTCGCTGGAAATGAGCAACTCCTGGCCGAGATGGTAGCTGCAGGAAACGAGCTTGGCAACCACGCCATGCACGACGAGCCTAGTATCCAGCTGCCGAGCCACGTCCTAGAGGACGAAATTCACCAGGTCGATGGCTACATCAATGCAGCATACCAGACTGCTGGCAAAGATAGACCCGAGTTGCAGCTTTTCCGGCCTGGCTCTGGCTTCTTCAGTCGGCGAATTCTGGATGTCGCCACTATGGCAGGCTACAAGACCATTCTGGGCAGCATCTATCCACATGATCCGTTCATCAGCTTTTGGAGGCTGAACGCCTGGCATATCCTGAGCATGATGCGACCAGGCGCTGTGATTATCTGTCACGACAGAAGATCTTGGACAGTGCCGATGCTGAGAAAGGTACTGCCGGCGATGAAGCGAAAAGGCTATCAGATCGTCTCCGTCTCTCAATTCTTATCTTTGACGAAAGATGGATGA
- a CDS encoding uncharacterized protein (MEROPS:MER0026471~BUSCO:EOG09261OIF) codes for MAPQLQNFYQTVDSLAEPFIDRLRKAVAIPSISAEEERRPDVIKMGHWLKEQLEGLGAHMEARELGPQPHKEHLALPPAIIGRYPAQKDPSKRTILVYGHYDVQPANLSDGWATEPFELSVDDKGRMYGRGSTDDKGPVLGWLNVIESHKKAGIEFPVNLLMCFEGMEEYGSEGLDDFIIAECKPGKFFEDADAVCISDNYWLGTEKPCLTYGLRGCSYYSIEISGPGQDLHSGVFGGTAQEPMTDLVRVMGSLVDTDGNIQIEGIKELVAPLTKEEESLYTNIAFTMDNLYESLGSKTGIFPDKERTLMGRWRYPSLSLHGVEGAFSAPGAKTVIPAKVTGKFSIRTVPNMEPEDVDKLVYAHVDKVFKSLNSKNKINCYLQHAGKWWVASPKHWNFTAAAKAVEDVWHTKPDLTREGGSIPVTLTFEQATGKNVLLLPMGSSTDAAHSINEKLDRRNYIEGIKLLGAYLHYVAEEPMQG; via the coding sequence ATGGCGCCGCAGCTGCAGAACTTCTACCAAACGGTGGACTCGCTGGCAGAGCCCTTCATCGATCGGCTTCGCAAGGCCGTTGCCATCCCGTCTATctccgccgaagaagaacgccGACCCGATGTCATCAAGATGGGCCACTGGCTCAAGGAGCAGTTGGAAGGGCTTGGAGCACACATGGAAGCTCGTGAACTGGGACCACAGCCACACAAGGAGCACCTGGCGCTCCCGCCAGCCATCATCGGCCGCTACCCAGCGCAGAAGGATCCCAGCAAAAGGACCATCCTCGTCTACGGACACTACGATGTGCAGCCGGCGAACTTGTCTGACGGGTGGGCCACGGAGCCCTTCGAGCTCAGCGTCGATGACAAGGGCAGAATGTATGGTCGTGGCAGCACAGACGACAAGGGACCAGTCTTGGGCTGGTTGAATGTCATCGAGTCACATAAGAAGGCCGGGATCGAATTCCCTGTCAACCTGCTCATGTGTTTCGAAGGCATGGAAGAGTATGGGTCAGAAGGTCTGGACGATTTCATCATCGCCGAGTGCAAGCCCGGCAAGTTCTTCGAGGACGCCGACGCTGTCTGCATCTCGGATAACTACTGGTTGGGCACCGAGAAGCCTTGCTTGACCTATGGCCTGCGAGGCTGCAGCTACTACTCCATCGAAATCAGCGGGCCTGGTCAGGATCTTCACTCTGGAGTGTTTGGAGGGACAGCACAAGAACCCATGACCGACCTGGTGCGCGTCATGGGTAGTCTCGTGGACACGGATGGTAACATTCAGATCGAGGGTATCAAGGAGCTTGTCGCTCCGCTCAcaaaagaggaagagagccTGTACACAAACATCGCATTTACCATGGACAACCTGTACGAATCGCTAGGAAGCAAGACTGGCATCTTCCCTGATAAGGAGCGAACATTGATGGGGCGATGGAGATATCCCTCCCTTTCGCTGCATGGTGTCGAGGGCGCCTTCTCAGCTCCTGGCGCGAAGACTGTTATCCCCGCCAAGGTGACAGGAAAGTTCTCCATCCGCACCGTACCGAACATGGAGCCAGAGGACGTCGACAAGCTTGTCTATGCCCACGTGGACAAGGTCTTCAAGTCCCTGAACTCCAAGAACAAGATCAACTGCTACCTGCAGCATGCTGGCAAGTGGTGGGTCGCATCGCCTAAACACTGGAACtttactgctgctgccaaggcTGTTGAAGACGTGTGGCACACCAAGCCTGACCTCACGCGAGAAGGTGGCAGCATCCCCGTCACCTTGACATTCGAGCAGGCCACCGGGAAGAACGTGCTGCTCCTACCCATGGGCAGCTCCACCGATGCCGCGCATTCCATCAACGAGAAGCTCGATCGTCGAAACTACATTGAGGGCATCAAGTTGCTCGGAGCATATCTGCATTACGTTGCCGAAGAGCCAATGCAGGGTTAG